The following are encoded in a window of Arthrobacter woluwensis genomic DNA:
- a CDS encoding cupin domain-containing protein translates to MGTTSPAAALRHVPTAGLAHEPLPAEQVLSGSPTAAVLELEDLGDSGVGIWEMTPGIATDVEAEEVFVVLSGSARIDFQDEDGTVTHTLDVAPGDLVRLREGQRTVWTVHETLRKVYVSA, encoded by the coding sequence CCACGTCCCCACCGCCGGGCTCGCCCACGAACCCCTGCCGGCCGAGCAGGTCCTGAGCGGCTCACCGACGGCGGCGGTCCTGGAACTCGAGGACCTCGGCGACTCGGGGGTGGGCATCTGGGAGATGACCCCCGGTATCGCCACGGATGTGGAAGCCGAAGAGGTGTTCGTGGTCCTCAGCGGTTCGGCGCGCATCGACTTCCAGGACGAGGACGGCACGGTCACGCACACGCTGGACGTCGCGCCCGGAGACCTCGTGCGCCTGAGGGAGGGCCAGCGCACCGTCTGGACCGTGCACGAGACCCTGCGCAAGGTGTACGTCAGCGCCTGA
- a CDS encoding thymidine kinase gives MAKLYFRYGAMNSGKSTALLQVAFNYEERGQRVLLAKPGIDTKGDTSIVSRLGVEREVDFLIPHDADVRSLVRQHAAGDDPEALLEHVDMAPVACLLVDEAQFLTPEQADGLFRIAVLDDIPVLAYGIRTDFRTQAFPGAARLLEIAHSLEELKTICRCGRKAVFNTRIVGGHFVFDGGQVAIDGEEVQYESLCGSCYLQETGGTLNP, from the coding sequence GTGGCCAAGCTCTACTTCCGCTACGGCGCCATGAATTCGGGGAAGTCCACCGCCCTGCTGCAGGTGGCCTTCAATTACGAGGAGCGCGGGCAGCGGGTCCTGCTGGCCAAGCCGGGGATCGACACGAAGGGCGACACCTCGATCGTCTCCCGCCTCGGCGTGGAGCGGGAGGTCGACTTCCTGATCCCGCACGACGCCGACGTCCGCTCCCTGGTCCGCCAGCATGCTGCCGGCGACGACCCCGAGGCGCTTCTGGAGCACGTCGACATGGCCCCGGTGGCCTGCCTCCTGGTGGATGAAGCGCAGTTCCTCACCCCCGAGCAGGCGGACGGCCTCTTCCGGATCGCCGTCCTGGACGACATCCCCGTGCTGGCGTACGGCATCCGGACGGACTTCCGCACCCAGGCCTTCCCGGGCGCCGCGCGGCTCCTCGAGATCGCCCACTCGCTCGAAGAGCTCAAGACCATCTGCCGCTGCGGGCGCAAGGCGGTCTTCAACACCCGGATCGTCGGTGGTCACTTCGTGTTCGACGGCGGCCAGGTCGCCATCGACGGCGAAGAGGTCCAGTACGAGTCCCTGTGCGGCAGCTGCTACCTCCAGGAGACCGGCGGCACTCTCAACCCGTGA
- a CDS encoding helix-turn-helix domain-containing protein → MGRIFGQRLRAQRISKGLTQEELGGSECSHSYISLLERGAREPSSDIVLGLARRLGMAAEDLEQWMIQPTVQDQEYSLAALHAWCAWDARDYEMAAHHALVAAQFARESHRDATVCEMNLLRAECLARLGRYEQGRNLVEMLLADGLVASNVGLRSEVLQLSARMALAQEEFHEAVAHAQEGASGSAALPDDSMVRHAACHLHIRALLSEGHKEAAWRGCEVASRSHSAGVPSHERGRLAWVMGDVAFARGCPERGIEHHEQAARLLLPQVDLEEWVAFNISSARARLEAGIADEATRVCLDRAVAAQEVLGLGQENDREFAFLDGLWMYTRRCYDQALEALAVFTQHPRRMSRLSTEALFLRGRIQLSLALPQQALTDLALAQEGYFRQRDLRGAQTVADLILEISRTRYEDAPPVLAHSAAS, encoded by the coding sequence ATGGGCCGGATCTTCGGCCAGCGCCTTCGTGCGCAACGCATCAGTAAAGGGCTTACTCAGGAAGAGCTGGGCGGGTCCGAGTGTTCGCACAGCTACATATCTCTTCTTGAACGGGGAGCCCGAGAACCGTCCTCCGACATCGTTCTCGGGCTTGCGCGGCGTCTGGGAATGGCTGCCGAAGACCTGGAACAGTGGATGATTCAGCCCACGGTCCAGGACCAGGAGTACTCGCTCGCGGCCCTTCACGCGTGGTGCGCGTGGGACGCGCGCGACTACGAGATGGCGGCGCACCATGCTTTGGTGGCAGCGCAGTTCGCACGGGAAAGCCACCGTGACGCAACGGTGTGCGAGATGAACCTGCTGAGAGCGGAATGTCTGGCACGGCTGGGCCGCTACGAGCAGGGGCGGAATCTTGTGGAGATGCTTCTCGCTGACGGACTCGTGGCGAGCAACGTGGGGTTGCGATCCGAAGTATTACAGCTTTCGGCGCGGATGGCCCTGGCTCAGGAAGAGTTTCACGAAGCGGTGGCACATGCCCAGGAAGGCGCGTCGGGGAGTGCCGCATTGCCGGACGACTCCATGGTTCGGCACGCTGCGTGTCATCTCCACATCCGTGCATTGCTCAGCGAGGGCCATAAAGAAGCCGCCTGGCGCGGATGTGAAGTGGCGTCCCGGTCTCATTCGGCCGGCGTCCCGTCGCACGAGCGAGGGCGTTTGGCCTGGGTGATGGGAGATGTCGCGTTTGCGCGGGGATGCCCGGAGCGAGGAATCGAGCACCATGAGCAGGCGGCCAGGTTGCTGTTGCCCCAGGTCGATCTGGAGGAGTGGGTCGCCTTCAACATCAGTTCGGCCCGGGCCCGGCTCGAGGCGGGCATTGCGGACGAGGCCACCCGCGTCTGTCTCGACCGTGCAGTGGCGGCCCAGGAGGTCCTTGGATTGGGCCAGGAAAACGACCGGGAGTTCGCCTTTCTAGACGGTTTGTGGATGTATACCCGGCGCTGCTACGACCAGGCGTTGGAAGCCCTCGCCGTCTTCACGCAGCACCCTCGACGCATGAGTCGTCTCTCCACCGAAGCACTCTTTCTCCGCGGGCGTATACAGCTGAGCCTTGCTTTACCCCAGCAGGCCCTGACGGATCTGGCTCTTGCGCAGGAGGGCTATTTCCGTCAGCGCGACCTCCGGGGAGCCCAAACGGTCGCCGATCTGATCCTGGAGATCTCCCGCACACGGTACGAGGACGCGCCCCCGGTTCTCGCTCACAGCGCGGCGAGCTGA
- a CDS encoding FadR/GntR family transcriptional regulator — protein sequence MSYSYGVHHLHPTVRNVPLSVQIGTQLREQIMNGTWPIGTKVPGEHDLVKTFGTSRNTVREALRALVHLGLLESRPGDGTYVRSTSELGAVLGRRVTEESTKEVFEVREALEVQAARLAAQRITVEQIDALRALLKERYEGATVTDRLNADVKFHHLIVAASDNPLIVELHRGLEPAVIHDESNYTSMGSDDFLRAEHEAILDALAGHDPDGAVAATLQLLDAAAEKRGND from the coding sequence ATGTCCTACTCTTATGGGGTGCATCACCTACACCCAACTGTCCGCAACGTTCCGCTCTCCGTCCAGATCGGAACGCAGTTGCGCGAGCAGATCATGAACGGAACCTGGCCCATCGGGACCAAGGTTCCGGGTGAGCACGATCTGGTCAAGACTTTCGGCACCAGCCGCAACACCGTCCGGGAAGCACTCCGCGCTCTTGTTCATCTCGGTCTGCTGGAATCCCGGCCCGGGGATGGGACCTATGTCCGCTCGACCAGCGAACTCGGCGCAGTGCTGGGGCGTCGCGTCACGGAGGAGTCCACCAAGGAGGTCTTCGAGGTCCGGGAAGCGCTTGAGGTCCAGGCGGCACGCCTCGCGGCCCAGCGCATCACCGTGGAGCAGATCGACGCCCTCCGCGCCCTCCTCAAGGAACGCTACGAAGGCGCCACGGTCACTGATCGTCTGAATGCCGATGTGAAATTCCACCACCTGATCGTCGCCGCCTCCGACAACCCGTTGATCGTCGAGTTGCACCGCGGTCTGGAGCCTGCCGTAATCCATGACGAAAGCAACTACACGAGCATGGGTTCCGACGATTTCCTCCGAGCGGAACACGAGGCGATTCTTGATGCGCTCGCGGGCCACGACCCTGACGGCGCGGTCGCAGCCACGCTTCAATTATTGGATGCCGCAGCGGAGAAGCGCGGCAACGACTAG
- a CDS encoding FadR/GntR family transcriptional regulator: MRFEHTPQQPSSDPRDFGRRLEHWIESGVWPEGGLLPTRDELTRIFGSAELEYTREVIDGLHRRGILIIRPEDGRLVIGVKGGALNSSTLETTEGNPGPDYERWRLVNEARKALLTQAARLAATRASDDIVMELRHLLEHPEIGESVETAATGGEDAFEREVVVAAGNDLMVRIYDRLMILEATTRVNEGIEAARTENLTRARREVLTAIAARQPTAAALLADRIL; this comes from the coding sequence GTGCGTTTTGAACACACCCCTCAGCAGCCCTCAAGCGATCCCCGTGACTTCGGCAGGCGCCTTGAACACTGGATCGAGTCGGGCGTCTGGCCCGAGGGAGGCCTCCTCCCCACCCGCGATGAGCTCACCCGCATCTTCGGCAGCGCCGAGCTGGAGTACACACGTGAGGTCATCGATGGGCTCCATCGGCGCGGGATTCTGATCATCAGGCCCGAGGACGGGCGCCTGGTGATCGGAGTGAAGGGCGGGGCCCTGAACAGCTCGACTCTCGAAACGACTGAGGGGAATCCGGGGCCGGACTACGAGCGGTGGCGGCTTGTGAATGAAGCCCGCAAGGCGCTTCTCACGCAGGCCGCCCGGTTGGCTGCCACCAGAGCCTCAGACGACATCGTCATGGAGTTACGCCACCTGTTGGAGCACCCTGAGATCGGCGAGAGCGTGGAAACCGCAGCCACCGGCGGCGAAGATGCTTTCGAACGCGAAGTAGTTGTCGCCGCCGGAAACGACCTGATGGTGCGAATCTACGATCGGCTCATGATTCTCGAAGCCACGACCCGGGTCAACGAAGGCATCGAGGCAGCCCGCACGGAAAATCTCACCCGCGCCCGTCGCGAAGTCCTCACCGCGATCGCTGCACGCCAGCCGACCGCTGCGGCTCTCCTGGCCGACCGTATTCTGTGA
- a CDS encoding FadR/GntR family transcriptional regulator, whose translation MSLSTSTPDEPVDRLRRLLRAGEWPVGAKIPNDAALAGILSASPTAVREAVRYLVHTGLLESLPGKGTFVRAVTELPGLVGEWVKDELTLHAIEAREALESYAVRLAADRITDQQIAELRSVLRAREVAGDAEAVASADVAFHRLIVRATGNSLMVEMYEGLDRERVFDFTVLPEISPEESLHSEHAELLDALADHDVAGSVRAVERLLAHVRIKVLRAQG comes from the coding sequence GTGTCCCTTTCCACCAGCACGCCCGACGAACCCGTGGACCGGCTGCGTCGGCTGCTCAGAGCAGGGGAGTGGCCGGTCGGGGCGAAGATCCCGAACGACGCTGCGCTCGCGGGAATCCTTTCGGCGTCCCCGACCGCAGTTCGCGAGGCTGTGCGCTACCTGGTCCACACGGGTCTGCTCGAGTCCCTGCCGGGGAAGGGCACTTTCGTCAGGGCTGTCACCGAGCTCCCTGGCCTCGTGGGCGAATGGGTCAAAGACGAATTGACACTTCACGCGATCGAGGCCCGAGAGGCGTTGGAGTCCTACGCCGTGCGCCTTGCTGCGGATCGGATCACAGACCAGCAGATCGCCGAACTGCGGTCGGTTCTCCGCGCCCGTGAGGTTGCTGGCGATGCTGAAGCTGTGGCCAGCGCGGACGTCGCTTTTCATCGGCTGATTGTGAGGGCGACGGGTAACTCGCTCATGGTGGAGATGTATGAGGGGCTGGATCGGGAGAGGGTTTTCGATTTCACTGTCCTGCCGGAGATCTCGCCGGAGGAGTCCTTGCATTCAGAACACGCGGAGTTGCTGGACGCTCTCGCGGACCATGACGTGGCGGGCAGTGTCCGGGCCGTTGAACGCCTGCTGGCCCACGTTCGCATCAAGGTCCTGCGAGCGCAGGGCTGA
- a CDS encoding endonuclease/exonuclease/phosphatase family protein: protein MNPPNPSVTSSPEDRPRSSRLRLRDRVALGCAAAVTAAAFLHLVLPGPAGTFFAIILPWLWIPALLCVACLPWVQRRAWAVLLVPVLAWGLMAAPALIPLQKQAAPQAQAQSGAGNGTGSGRITVASQNVKAGSGADSTARAAGALAERGADVVVLVELDDAGRSAAREVLAERYPHAYTVGTVGIWSRYPLNNTRALGLGLGWKRALAVDVETPAGTLTLYAVHAASVRPGEQDARDEMLRDLSQVITADDAPRAIAVGDFNAVAQDPALAGIRSTLAEPPQSTPSFGFSWPSGLPLARIDHVFQRGLLPQENTMLRAGESDHLALVASFAFPQ from the coding sequence GTGAACCCTCCGAACCCGTCCGTCACCTCCTCTCCGGAGGACCGGCCTCGCTCGTCCCGGCTCCGCCTCCGGGACCGGGTGGCGCTCGGCTGCGCGGCCGCGGTCACGGCGGCGGCATTCCTGCACCTCGTGCTCCCGGGCCCGGCGGGCACGTTCTTCGCGATCATCCTCCCGTGGCTCTGGATCCCGGCGCTGCTGTGCGTCGCGTGCCTGCCCTGGGTGCAGCGCCGGGCCTGGGCCGTGCTCCTGGTCCCGGTGCTGGCCTGGGGGCTGATGGCCGCGCCCGCTCTGATCCCCCTGCAGAAGCAAGCCGCTCCTCAGGCACAGGCCCAGAGCGGCGCCGGGAACGGGACCGGGAGCGGACGGATCACGGTGGCGAGCCAGAACGTGAAGGCCGGCAGCGGGGCGGACTCCACGGCCCGGGCGGCGGGCGCACTCGCGGAGCGGGGCGCCGACGTCGTGGTGCTGGTGGAGCTCGACGACGCCGGGCGGAGTGCCGCGCGCGAAGTGCTGGCGGAGCGCTACCCCCACGCTTACACCGTGGGGACGGTGGGCATCTGGAGCCGCTACCCCTTGAACAACACGCGGGCGCTGGGACTGGGTCTGGGCTGGAAACGCGCGCTGGCGGTGGATGTCGAGACGCCCGCCGGGACGCTCACCCTGTACGCCGTGCATGCGGCCTCGGTCCGGCCCGGGGAACAGGACGCCCGGGATGAGATGCTCCGGGACCTGTCCCAGGTGATCACCGCCGACGACGCCCCGCGGGCGATCGCGGTGGGGGACTTCAACGCGGTGGCCCAGGACCCGGCCCTGGCCGGGATCCGTTCGACCTTGGCGGAGCCTCCGCAAAGCACACCGTCCTTCGGCTTCAGCTGGCCCTCCGGCCTCCCGCTCGCCCGCATCGACCACGTGTTCCAGCGCGGGCTTCTGCCCCAGGAGAACACGATGCTGCGCGCCGGCGAGAGCGACCATCTCGCCCTCGTGGCGTCCTTCGCCTTCCCGCAGTGA
- a CDS encoding GNAT family N-acetyltransferase → MNSAGKGVVTIREAGPGDRAGLVRVMAKAGLSEGFLVEHGVGDPRLGKAVPRRALGMKAFRKAIGKGAGDPWSGAALMLATTVLVAVDQEGIVVGGGVVAPSIASIHDAVAGRSARREELTLRGLADTPQLVAIAVDPAHRNRGVGKALFDALVWHYRLSGAPLLHGVIQAESEPWIPEFLRRAGFRVAGPDAFLDFTSVYTTRSYLASGPGRRFFYLDFRSPGAHDWEIPAAVRNGGDSAAPRSVRSAPRER, encoded by the coding sequence ATGAATTCGGCGGGCAAAGGTGTCGTCACCATCCGCGAGGCGGGGCCGGGGGACCGTGCGGGACTGGTCCGTGTCATGGCCAAGGCGGGCCTGAGCGAGGGCTTCCTCGTGGAGCACGGCGTCGGGGATCCCCGGCTGGGGAAGGCGGTGCCACGGAGGGCGTTAGGGATGAAGGCGTTCCGTAAGGCCATCGGCAAAGGCGCGGGCGATCCGTGGTCCGGCGCCGCGCTCATGCTCGCCACCACGGTCCTCGTGGCGGTGGACCAGGAAGGGATCGTGGTGGGCGGCGGCGTGGTAGCCCCCAGCATCGCGTCGATCCATGACGCGGTGGCCGGACGTTCCGCGCGCCGGGAGGAGCTCACGCTCCGTGGCCTGGCCGACACCCCTCAGCTGGTGGCGATCGCGGTGGACCCTGCGCACCGCAATCGAGGGGTCGGCAAGGCCCTCTTCGACGCGCTCGTGTGGCACTACCGGCTGTCCGGGGCGCCGCTCCTCCACGGGGTCATCCAGGCGGAGTCGGAACCGTGGATTCCGGAGTTTCTGCGACGGGCCGGGTTCCGGGTGGCCGGGCCGGACGCCTTCCTCGACTTCACCTCGGTGTATACCACCCGGTCGTACCTGGCCAGCGGTCCCGGGCGCCGGTTCTTCTACCTGGACTTCCGGAGCCCCGGCGCTCACGACTGGGAGATCCCGGCGGCCGTGCGGAACGGTGGGGACAGTGCGGCGCCGCGATCGGTGCGGTCGGCTCCTCGCGAACGCTGA
- a CDS encoding DUF47 domain-containing protein yields the protein MKLSLFPQETAGLKLLTQLARQLVLGTGTLSELLGAPAADFDRLVEEMHQHEGESMNLHYALLTHMRTSFINTLPREDMFNLSRYLNDAMEKLDGAAELIGLYKLERLPTRAADQLEIITRQAELTVEAMRRLDDLDELEDYWIEVLRLAKRAERSHRVWVADMLRDMKFAQYTRHRDVANQLVEVTKDMRRVATSVGAIIVKES from the coding sequence GTGAAACTCAGCCTCTTCCCGCAGGAGACTGCAGGCCTCAAGCTCCTCACCCAGCTGGCCCGCCAGTTGGTGCTGGGCACCGGAACCCTCTCCGAGCTCCTGGGAGCCCCCGCCGCGGACTTCGACCGCCTGGTCGAGGAGATGCACCAGCACGAGGGCGAGTCCATGAACCTGCATTACGCGCTCCTGACCCATATGCGCACCAGTTTCATCAACACCCTCCCGCGCGAAGACATGTTCAACCTGTCCCGGTATCTCAACGACGCCATGGAGAAACTGGACGGCGCCGCCGAACTGATCGGCCTCTACAAGCTCGAACGTCTTCCCACCCGTGCGGCGGACCAGCTGGAGATCATCACCCGCCAGGCGGAACTCACCGTGGAGGCGATGCGCCGGCTGGACGACCTGGACGAGCTCGAGGACTACTGGATCGAGGTGCTCCGGCTGGCCAAGCGGGCCGAGCGCAGCCATCGCGTCTGGGTCGCGGACATGCTCCGCGACATGAAGTTCGCCCAGTACACCCGGCACCGGGATGTGGCGAACCAGCTCGTGGAGGTCACCAAGGACATGCGCCGCGTCGCCACGAGCGTCGGGGCGATCATCGTCAAGGAATCATGA
- a CDS encoding inorganic phosphate transporter, protein MIAFFLVLTVLLTVTFTFLNGFRDVSSAIAFAVRSRALTASVAVVLAAFFNLLGVVLAFPLALEIGTNWLRLPEGLNGLSLLVSGLAAGIIWNIFTWWKGIPSSSTHALLSGLFGAGAAAILKGGTEIPEASATLWNSVALPLLLSPALAFLLSYVLVWPTTWVARNQPPNVVNRRLRRAQAITAGAVAFGHGLQDGQRTFLVLLMAFFVAGYEDGQPLAFMMVTLVAAAMTAGTLFGGWRISYTLGHRMIRVDPLRGFVTQAVGFALQFAGAIALSWPISTTHTMAAGMWGAGTNQRFSQANRPLILKILGYWVITPVATAALGFVFQMALSALT, encoded by the coding sequence GTGATCGCCTTCTTCCTGGTCCTCACGGTCCTGCTGACGGTCACCTTCACCTTTCTCAACGGCTTCCGTGACGTCTCCTCCGCCATCGCCTTCGCGGTCCGCTCGCGAGCGCTGACCGCCAGCGTGGCGGTGGTGCTGGCCGCCTTCTTCAACCTGCTCGGCGTGGTCCTGGCGTTCCCGCTCGCGCTCGAGATCGGCACCAACTGGCTGCGCCTCCCCGAGGGGCTCAACGGCCTCAGCCTCCTGGTCTCCGGGCTGGCCGCCGGCATCATCTGGAACATCTTCACCTGGTGGAAGGGCATCCCGTCCTCCTCGACCCACGCGCTGCTGAGCGGCTTGTTCGGCGCAGGCGCCGCGGCCATCCTCAAGGGCGGCACGGAGATCCCCGAGGCCTCCGCCACGCTGTGGAACTCCGTGGCGCTGCCCCTGCTGCTCTCCCCGGCCCTGGCGTTCCTGCTCTCCTATGTGCTGGTCTGGCCGACGACCTGGGTGGCGCGGAATCAGCCGCCCAACGTCGTGAACCGCCGGCTCCGCAGGGCGCAGGCGATCACCGCGGGCGCCGTGGCGTTCGGGCACGGGCTGCAGGACGGCCAGCGCACGTTCCTGGTCCTGCTGATGGCGTTCTTCGTGGCGGGCTACGAGGACGGCCAGCCGCTCGCGTTCATGATGGTGACCCTCGTGGCCGCGGCCATGACGGCGGGGACGCTGTTCGGTGGCTGGCGCATCTCCTACACGCTGGGACACCGCATGATCCGGGTGGACCCGCTCCGGGGCTTCGTCACGCAGGCGGTCGGCTTCGCGCTCCAGTTCGCCGGGGCCATCGCCCTGAGCTGGCCGATCTCCACCACCCACACGATGGCGGCGGGCATGTGGGGCGCGGGGACCAACCAGCGCTTCTCCCAGGCCAACCGACCGCTGATCCTGAAGATCCTCGGCTACTGGGTGATCACCCCCGTGGCCACGGCCGCGCTGGGGTTCGTGTTCCAGATGGCGCTCTCCGCCTTGACCTGA